One window from the genome of Epinephelus fuscoguttatus linkage group LG3, E.fuscoguttatus.final_Chr_v1 encodes:
- the LOC125886357 gene encoding E3 ubiquitin-protein ligase TRIM21-like isoform X1, producing the protein MAAANYLPSEDQFLCSICLDVFTDPVSTPCGHNFCKNCITQHWDTSYRCQCPLCKELFTIRPDLRVNTLFSEMVAQFRQSAQQKASSSSSQQQVSKPGEVPCDVCTGTKLKALKSCLVCLVSYCETHLEPHLTASRLKRHQLIDPVENLEDRMCTKHDKPLELFCKTDQMCVCMLCHVSDHKTHDVVPLKEGYEGKKAELEAEIQQMIQKRQLKIQQIKDSVDLSEKNADREVAEGVQVFTELMESAERKLNKLIDTIKAKHRTTEKQAEGFIRELGQEISELMKRSTELERLSHSEDHLHLLQSFPSLKAAPPTKDWTEVSICPSYEGTVVRAVSQLEETLSEQMKKLLAESELKRVQQYAVDVTLDPDTAYPELILSDDGKQVHHGDLKKNLPDNPERFSYCASVLAKQSFSSGRFYFEVQVKGKIEWDLGVARESINRKGNITLSPQDGFWTVWLTNGNEYEALDAPPVSLSLKSRPEKVGVFVDYEEGLVSFYDVDAAALIYSFTGCSFTEKLFPYFSPDCNDGGKNSAPLIISPVRGRRGLEPIPTDILQGAGCTLDTLPVNYRGDMGRNRRTRNKLKLTPKGHANATQKGTIWPAGLNQEPSCPEAIVRAAPRPRIKYPTLNFE; encoded by the exons ATGGCTGCTGCAAACTATCTGCCATCTGAAGATCAGTTTCTGtgctccatctgtctggatGTGTTCACTGATCCTGTCAGCACACCATGTGGACACAACTTCTGCAAAAACTGCATCACTCAACACTGGGATACCAGCTACAGGTGCCAGTGTCCCTTATGTAAAGAGCTTTTTACCATAAGACCTGATTTGAGGGTCAACACTTTGTTCTCTGAGATGGTCGCTCAGTTCAGACAGTCAGCTCAACagaaagccagcagcagcagctcacagcAACAAGTGTCCAAACCAGGAGAAGTTCCCTGTGACGTCTGCACTGGAACCAAACTGAAGGCCCTGAAGTCCTGCCTGGTGTGTCTGGTCTCCTACTGTGAGACTCACCTGGAGCCTCATCTGACAGCTTCACGTCTGAAAAGACATCAGCTGATCGACCCTGTGGAGAACCTGGAAGACAGGATGTGTACGAAGCACGATAAACCTCTGGAGCTGTTCTGTAAGACCGACcagatgtgtgtctgcatgctctgCCATGTTTCAGACCACAAGACACATGATGTTGTTCCTCTGAAAGAAGGTTATGAAGGAAAGAAGGCTGAGCTGGAGGCTGAAATTCAGCAGATGATCCAGAAGAGACAACTGAAGATTCAGCAGATCAAAGACTCAGTCGACCTCAGTGAGAAAAATGCAGACAGAGAGGTAGCAGAaggtgttcaggtcttcactgaGCTGATGGAGTCTGCTGAGAGAAAATTAAACAAGCTCATTGACACGATCAAAGCAAAGCacagaacaacagaaaaacaggcTGAAGGCTTCATCAGAGAGCTGGGACAGGAAATCTCTGAGCTGATGAAGAGAAGCACTGAGCTGGAGCGGCTCTCACATTCTGAAGACCACCTTCATCTTCTCCAAAGCTTCCCATCGCTAAAAGCTGCTCCACCCACCAAGGACTGGACAGAGGTCAGCATCTGTCCATCATATGAGGGGACTGTGGTGAGAGCTGTGTCTCAGCTGGAGGAGACACTCAGTGAACAGATGAAGAAGCTACTTGCTGAGTCTGAGCTGAAGAGGGTCCAGCAGTATGCAGTGGATGTGACTCTTGATCCTGATACAGCATATCCTGAACTTATACTGTCTGATGATGGGAAACAAGTGCATCATGGTGACCTAAAAAAGAATCTCCCAGACAACCCAGAGCGATTTTCTTATTGTGCTTCTGTCTTGGCAAAACAGAGTTTCTCTTCAGGCAGATTTTACTTTGAGGTTCAAGTTAAAGGAAAGATTGAATGGGATTTAGGAGTGGCCAGAGAGTCGATCAACAGGAAGGGAAACATCACACTGAGCCCTCAGGATGGTTTCTGGACTGTATGGTTGACAAATGGAAATGAGTATGAAGCTCTTGATGCCCCTCCAGTCAGTCTCTCTCTGAAGTCTCGTCCTGAGAAGGTGGGGGTGTTTGTGGATTATGAGGAGGGTCTGGTCTCCTTCTATGACGTAGATGCTGCAGCTCTTATCTACTCCTTTACTGGCTGCtccttcactgagaaactcttcCCATACTTCAGTCCCGACTGTAATGATGGTGGTAAAAACTCTGCACctctgatcatctctcctgtcaGA ggtcgcagggggctggagccaatCCCCACTGACATACTGCAAGGggcagggtgcaccctggacacACTGCCAGTCAATTACAGGGGTGACATGGGGAGAAACCGGAGGACCCGGAATAAACTCAAGCTCACACCGAAAGGACATGCAAATGCCACACAGAAAGGTACAATTTGGCCAGCGGGTTTGAACCAAGAACCTTCTTGCCCTGAAGCAATAGTGCGAGCTGCACCACGCCCCAGAATCAAATATCCCACACTGAATTTTGAGTAg